Proteins encoded by one window of Candidatus Sumerlaea chitinivorans:
- a CDS encoding UDP-N-acetylmuramoylalanyl-D-glutamate--2,6-diaminopimelate ligase, translated as MTRQSWTLAKLFEEAGIPHPFQHPNREVVALTDNSNRCVPNSLFVAVRGTNADGHAFISDAIERGAVAVVVEQEIPPYDSVEIIRVEDTREALGKLAHAWYGHPSRDLLVIGVSGTNGKTTTTYLLESIFSAAGLQAGVIGTIEYRFADQRLPAPNTTPTALILAETLAKMRAAGVQAVAMEVSSHSADQKRIAGIEFDVGILTNITQDHLDYHKTMEAYAAAKRSFYFDFLLRPKAGAKKREAVAVFNHDDSYGRKFAAEFPGKKFTFGLDQGADLYPADLTVDATGIRFTLAGNAAPTLEIESPLLGYFNVQNILGAIGGAIAAGLPADAIARGVAALSGVPGRFERIAAGQPFAVVVDYAHTPDALERVLANARQMTKGRVITVFGCGGERDPIKRPLMGKVVAGASDYIVVTNDNPRREDPQQIAAMILSGIQEVNFPEEALRVILDRREAIAHALAEAREGDCVLIAGKGAEPYMDINGVKIPYDDRETARELLVQLGYK; from the coding sequence ATGACCCGCCAATCGTGGACTTTGGCAAAGCTCTTTGAGGAAGCCGGAATTCCTCACCCGTTCCAACACCCAAATCGTGAAGTGGTGGCTCTGACCGATAACTCGAATCGGTGTGTGCCGAACAGTTTGTTTGTGGCGGTGCGCGGAACGAATGCCGACGGGCATGCGTTTATTTCTGATGCAATCGAGCGCGGAGCTGTCGCCGTCGTCGTCGAGCAAGAAATTCCCCCCTACGATTCGGTTGAGATCATTCGCGTGGAAGACACGCGTGAGGCACTTGGTAAGCTGGCCCACGCATGGTATGGCCATCCGTCTCGGGATCTTCTCGTCATTGGCGTTTCCGGCACAAACGGCAAGACCACAACAACGTATCTTCTCGAGTCTATCTTTTCGGCGGCTGGGTTGCAGGCGGGTGTGATTGGCACGATCGAATACCGCTTCGCCGATCAGCGGCTCCCGGCCCCAAATACTACCCCAACGGCACTGATCCTTGCTGAAACATTGGCTAAAATGCGCGCTGCCGGTGTGCAAGCTGTGGCGATGGAGGTTTCCTCGCATTCCGCCGATCAGAAACGCATCGCTGGGATTGAATTCGACGTTGGGATTCTCACCAATATCACTCAGGACCATTTGGACTACCACAAGACCATGGAGGCCTACGCAGCCGCAAAACGCAGTTTCTATTTCGACTTCCTCCTGCGTCCAAAGGCGGGAGCCAAGAAGCGAGAAGCTGTGGCGGTGTTCAATCACGATGATTCATACGGCCGCAAGTTTGCCGCAGAGTTTCCTGGTAAAAAGTTTACGTTCGGGTTAGATCAAGGGGCCGATCTCTATCCTGCCGACCTCACCGTTGACGCCACAGGGATTCGGTTTACCTTAGCTGGGAATGCTGCGCCCACTTTAGAGATCGAATCCCCACTCCTTGGTTATTTCAACGTTCAGAACATTCTGGGTGCGATCGGTGGTGCTATAGCGGCCGGACTCCCTGCCGATGCCATCGCCCGGGGCGTGGCAGCACTGAGTGGAGTTCCGGGGCGTTTCGAACGTATTGCCGCAGGACAGCCTTTTGCCGTCGTTGTGGATTATGCCCACACTCCAGATGCCCTCGAGCGTGTGCTGGCAAATGCGCGGCAAATGACGAAGGGCCGGGTGATCACAGTCTTTGGATGTGGCGGTGAACGCGACCCCATCAAGCGCCCTCTAATGGGAAAAGTCGTCGCAGGCGCCAGTGACTACATCGTGGTCACCAACGACAATCCCCGCCGCGAAGATCCCCAGCAGATTGCAGCAATGATCCTTTCGGGCATCCAAGAAGTTAATTTTCCGGAGGAGGCTCTGCGTGTTATCCTTGATCGCCGAGAAGCCATTGCCCACGCGTTGGCCGAAGCGCGTGAGGGGGATTGCGTCCTGATTGCCGGCAAAGGTGCTGAACCTTACATGGACATCAACGGCGTGAAAATCCCCTACGACGACCGCGAGACTGCGCGAGAATTACTGGTGCAACTCGGTTACAAATAA
- a CDS encoding tRNA-guanine transglycosylase, with amino-acid sequence MSYALKFEIECTATGSSARVGKLTTPHGEIETPVFMPVGTKATVKAMTPEELEEIGAQIILANTFHLFLRPGDEIVRELGGLHRFMHWSRAILTDSGGYQVFSLAKLNKITEEGVAFRSPIDGAALFLTPELSIRIQENLGADIIMCFDECTPYPATHDYAKSSAERTARWAERCKRAHQRDDQALFGIVQGGVYPDLREWSAQATVALDFVGYAIGGLSVGEPKEEMQLALEVMDRTLPRHKPRYLMGVGTPADFFMGVEQGVDMFDCVMPTRTARNGRLYTREGLLNIRNAKYTRDPRPVSESCRCYTCRHYSRAYLRHLMMSNEILGSRLATWHNLYYFVDLMRAIRQAIRENRLEALKRRALEPYSQPAEH; translated from the coding sequence ATGTCGTATGCCCTGAAATTTGAGATCGAGTGCACCGCTACGGGTTCAAGTGCGCGAGTCGGGAAACTCACCACGCCGCACGGAGAAATTGAAACACCAGTGTTCATGCCCGTCGGAACGAAGGCCACGGTCAAGGCGATGACGCCCGAAGAGCTCGAAGAAATCGGCGCGCAGATTATCTTGGCCAATACATTCCACCTATTTTTGCGCCCCGGTGATGAAATTGTCCGAGAACTTGGTGGCCTGCATCGCTTCATGCATTGGTCGCGCGCGATCCTCACCGACAGTGGCGGCTACCAAGTGTTCTCGTTAGCAAAGCTCAATAAGATTACTGAAGAGGGGGTGGCGTTTCGCTCGCCCATTGATGGCGCGGCCTTGTTTCTGACGCCCGAGCTCTCCATTCGCATTCAGGAGAATCTCGGGGCGGACATCATTATGTGTTTTGATGAGTGCACGCCTTATCCTGCGACCCACGATTACGCGAAGTCCTCTGCCGAGCGCACAGCTCGTTGGGCCGAACGGTGCAAGAGGGCCCACCAGCGGGACGATCAGGCGCTCTTCGGAATTGTCCAAGGCGGCGTCTATCCAGATCTGCGCGAATGGAGCGCACAAGCCACCGTTGCACTCGACTTCGTCGGGTACGCGATTGGTGGGCTGAGTGTGGGCGAGCCAAAAGAAGAAATGCAGCTCGCGCTCGAAGTGATGGACCGCACACTTCCGCGCCACAAACCGCGTTACTTGATGGGTGTCGGTACGCCGGCTGATTTTTTCATGGGGGTGGAGCAAGGCGTGGACATGTTCGATTGTGTGATGCCCACGCGAACTGCGCGCAATGGCCGACTCTACACACGCGAGGGACTTCTCAACATTCGCAATGCGAAGTACACGAGGGATCCACGCCCTGTGAGCGAGAGCTGCCGCTGCTACACGTGTCGCCACTATTCGCGCGCGTACTTGCGACATCTCATGATGTCGAACGAGATTCTTGGCTCGCGCTTGGCGACATGGCACAACCTGTATTACTTCGTGGATCTTATGCGCGCCATTCGACAAGCCATCCGCGAGAATCGCCTCGAGGCGTTAAAGCGGCGTGCCCTTGAACCGTACTCACAACCCGCAGAACACTGA
- a CDS encoding pyridoxal phosphate-dependent deaminase, putative, which yields MDIRYPSRIRLARIPTPIEFCPRLTEAFGGPRIFVKRDDLTGSVLSGNKVRKLEFSIAEALREKAQVIITAGGIQSNHCRATALVCARLGLECHLVLRGSRSRTPDGNLLLDYLAGARFSFFPREVYSTRKPEIVADLIERYAKQGKRAYYIPVGASNAIGTWGYVRAFEEILTQAERMKLTIHHLVTAVGSGGTMAGLLAGQLLTRRKNVRIWGVNVCDDAQTFITEIRRILEEMNDRFHTRFRTSSVAVNILDGYVGEGYAIPYNDELKLIAFAARAEGLVFDPVYTGKALYGLREEIRKGRFRKNENVLFIHTGGVFGLFPQRDVIASVLRETIE from the coding sequence ATGGACATTCGGTATCCTTCACGCATTCGACTTGCTCGCATCCCCACACCCATTGAGTTTTGCCCACGTCTGACCGAAGCGTTTGGTGGCCCCCGCATTTTCGTGAAACGCGACGACCTGACGGGATCTGTCCTGTCAGGAAACAAAGTCCGGAAGCTTGAGTTTAGCATCGCGGAAGCCCTTCGCGAAAAAGCGCAAGTCATCATCACAGCGGGCGGCATTCAATCGAATCATTGTCGAGCGACCGCGCTTGTCTGTGCCCGGCTGGGCCTCGAGTGCCACCTTGTGCTTCGCGGTTCACGCAGTCGCACTCCGGATGGAAATCTTTTGCTCGATTACCTTGCCGGCGCGCGCTTCTCTTTTTTCCCCCGCGAAGTGTACTCCACCCGCAAGCCCGAAATCGTGGCGGATCTGATCGAGCGTTACGCCAAGCAAGGCAAACGCGCCTATTATATTCCGGTGGGTGCCTCAAACGCGATCGGCACATGGGGCTACGTGCGCGCATTCGAAGAGATCCTGACGCAAGCCGAGCGCATGAAGCTGACTATCCACCACCTTGTCACGGCCGTAGGTTCGGGTGGAACCATGGCGGGGCTTCTTGCAGGCCAACTCCTCACACGGCGCAAGAATGTGCGCATCTGGGGCGTCAACGTCTGCGACGATGCCCAGACCTTTATCACCGAGATTCGGCGAATTCTTGAGGAGATGAACGACCGGTTTCACACGCGATTCCGCACAAGCTCAGTTGCTGTGAACATCTTGGACGGCTACGTGGGCGAAGGCTATGCGATCCCGTACAATGACGAGCTGAAGCTCATCGCGTTTGCAGCTCGCGCCGAGGGGCTCGTGTTCGATCCCGTTTACACGGGGAAGGCTCTCTATGGGCTTCGCGAGGAAATTCGCAAAGGCCGCTTTCGGAAAAACGAAAACGTTCTCTTCATCCATACTGGTGGTGTGTTTGGGCTCTTCCCGCAACGCGATGTGATCGCCAGCGTGTTGCGCGAGACAATTGAGTAA
- a CDS encoding Cell wall-binding protein — protein sequence MLVCALLPTGVFAEWRTMEVTAYCPCGKCNDYTRGSWRYLKLDVWNRYVSKGPDRGRRYTGRTASGDRLKTPRPGLFSRDSLEHPWKIPIRLVAFPVAGLRRYGTIAADTNYYPFGTKMYVPGWGWGVVSDRGGAIKGPDRLDIFVSSHRKANRWGRQVLDVWIER from the coding sequence GTGCTTGTGTGTGCGCTCCTGCCGACAGGGGTTTTCGCGGAATGGCGCACGATGGAAGTGACAGCCTATTGCCCATGCGGGAAGTGTAACGACTACACGCGCGGAAGTTGGCGCTACCTCAAGCTCGATGTTTGGAATCGCTACGTCAGTAAAGGCCCAGACCGCGGGCGACGCTACACGGGGCGCACTGCAAGTGGCGACCGACTGAAGACCCCACGGCCCGGACTTTTCTCGCGGGATAGCTTGGAACATCCTTGGAAAATTCCGATTCGACTTGTGGCTTTTCCGGTGGCAGGATTGCGCCGCTACGGGACGATTGCTGCGGACACGAACTACTACCCATTTGGCACGAAGATGTACGTGCCGGGGTGGGGATGGGGAGTCGTGTCGGATCGGGGTGGCGCAATCAAAGGTCCGGACCGACTCGACATCTTCGTCTCCTCCCATCGCAAAGCAAACCGATGGGGACGTCAGGTGCTCGACGTATGGATCGAGCGGTAG
- a CDS encoding rRNA small subunit methyltransferase H, with amino-acid sequence MELLDPKPGMVAVDATVGAGGHAAAILARICPGGFLLGLDRDPQVAELAERALVSAGYTRGSHFEVEVRRFSQVEQALADRRIPGCDILLADLGVCSLHFDAPDRGFSLKADGPLDMRLNPHEPEAPTAAELVNTASENELTKIFREYGEERWARPIARAIVRERARAPIRSTAQLREIVARAIPRKAWPPKVDPATRVFQALRIAVNRELEELDALLAKLPEILRVGGRAGIISFHSLEDRRVKEAFRELARECTCPPEWPQCRCERRPKFRVLTRKPVTASEAEVEQNPRARSAKLRVIERIAKV; translated from the coding sequence ATGGAATTGCTGGACCCGAAACCGGGCATGGTGGCGGTGGACGCGACGGTCGGTGCCGGAGGGCATGCGGCGGCGATCCTCGCGCGCATTTGTCCTGGTGGGTTCCTGCTTGGGCTGGATCGTGACCCGCAAGTTGCGGAACTTGCGGAGCGGGCGCTGGTAAGTGCTGGTTACACCCGCGGTAGTCACTTCGAGGTCGAGGTGCGGCGGTTTTCTCAAGTGGAACAGGCGCTGGCCGACCGCCGCATCCCCGGCTGCGACATTTTGCTCGCGGATCTTGGGGTTTGCAGTTTGCACTTCGACGCCCCCGACCGGGGCTTTAGTCTCAAAGCGGATGGTCCGCTCGACATGCGTCTCAACCCGCATGAACCCGAAGCCCCGACGGCCGCTGAGCTGGTAAACACAGCGAGCGAAAACGAGCTAACGAAGATTTTTCGTGAGTATGGCGAAGAGCGCTGGGCGCGTCCGATCGCACGAGCGATTGTGCGCGAGCGAGCCCGGGCACCCATTCGCTCCACGGCGCAGTTGCGCGAGATTGTGGCTCGGGCGATCCCGCGCAAAGCGTGGCCGCCGAAAGTGGATCCGGCGACTCGCGTGTTCCAAGCGCTGCGCATTGCCGTGAACCGGGAGTTGGAGGAGCTCGATGCGCTGCTCGCAAAGCTGCCCGAAATTTTACGAGTGGGCGGACGGGCTGGGATTATCAGCTTCCACTCACTCGAAGATCGGCGCGTGAAAGAAGCTTTTCGCGAGCTTGCGCGCGAATGCACGTGTCCGCCCGAATGGCCGCAATGTCGGTGTGAGCGACGCCCAAAGTTTCGGGTGCTGACGCGAAAACCGGTCACAGCAAGTGAAGCTGAAGTGGAGCAGAATCCGCGCGCGCGGAGCGCCAAACTCCGTGTGATTGAACGGATTGCGAAAGTTTGA
- a CDS encoding Cell division protein FtsI [Peptidoglycan synthetase] translates to MYYLQVIRYEYYRKKADSQHHTVVKYMPCRGKILDRNLRELATGVLTKSLYVDPSGIHPSVRADLAHDLATALNTDFDTVFHRLSNKSPTPLMRKIEDDAIFQAIAAVREKYRKRMVEPKTPAIQPNAFYFVEETKRIYPRRDLASHVIGYTELDNTGDNKGLAGVERSYDEQLRGKIGVDRVFRNALGANSVMEPVDPEVLESTYGNTVVLTIDEVIQRAAEASLRKYVNMFSADAGVAVVYDVKTGEVLAMANCPTFDLTNVAAATDFTRRNRAITDAIEPGSVMKIFTYASVIEEERIRSLEEMVDCEGGRWTVAGRTVVDSHAIGTVPIRIAFAQSSNVAAAKLAMGRLTPAKFYRHLVSFGFGEKTGIDLPGEATGRLRPLKQWTAQSVASLAYGYELQVTAIQVVAAAAAIMNNGIYMQPHIVREIRNYRGEIISQVLPQKLRRVCSPATTEKMKQLMEAVVREGTGKAAQLAEYRVGGKTGTTIKIDPKTGKYSRGNYIGSFCGVAPLEDPRICIYVWIDNPRGGTYYGGQVAAPVFKEIAEVALKQLKVPVSVPQEETSEDLNVVFDRVRSQYDVQTVAAESERNPLATLLEQTRRNDQVATGSMPDLRGLTMREVHEKLASFDHPVEYRGSGVVVDQSPRPYETIEPGDIVVVEFGSQEEYLRRLAELPESQSAAAGSSPATSLTTAPAVAATLRIARHGKEVPLQVVARVTPSVTATAEQVGAPTSNALVEDPDPRVRSGPAPDVGKSVWAKTLKQSFEASDDLSAAMDDSTFGEETPSPPPTSRPDTLERSVRSAYDLQQVQQESPTGGTD, encoded by the coding sequence TTGTATTACCTGCAGGTAATCCGCTACGAGTACTATCGCAAGAAAGCGGACAGCCAGCATCACACGGTCGTCAAATACATGCCGTGTCGCGGTAAGATCCTTGACCGAAATCTGCGTGAGCTCGCGACGGGTGTCTTGACGAAGTCACTCTATGTGGATCCCTCCGGAATTCACCCATCGGTCCGAGCTGATCTTGCCCACGATCTCGCTACGGCTTTGAACACCGATTTCGACACGGTTTTCCACCGGTTGAGTAACAAGTCGCCTACCCCACTCATGCGCAAAATCGAGGATGACGCCATTTTTCAGGCAATTGCTGCCGTGAGGGAGAAGTACCGCAAGCGCATGGTGGAACCCAAGACACCTGCAATTCAACCCAACGCTTTCTACTTTGTGGAGGAGACAAAAAGAATTTATCCACGGCGAGATTTAGCCTCGCATGTGATAGGCTACACCGAACTCGACAACACTGGCGACAATAAGGGGCTCGCCGGAGTGGAGCGTTCTTACGACGAACAACTGAGAGGGAAAATCGGGGTGGATCGGGTCTTTAGGAATGCTCTGGGGGCGAATTCGGTCATGGAGCCTGTGGACCCAGAGGTCCTCGAGAGCACCTACGGCAACACCGTCGTGTTGACCATTGATGAGGTCATTCAGCGCGCTGCCGAAGCCTCCCTCCGCAAATACGTCAACATGTTCTCGGCCGATGCTGGTGTGGCTGTTGTGTACGACGTCAAAACCGGCGAAGTGCTCGCCATGGCCAATTGCCCGACTTTTGACCTCACCAATGTTGCCGCGGCCACGGATTTCACGCGCCGCAACCGCGCCATTACCGACGCCATCGAGCCCGGTTCCGTCATGAAAATTTTCACGTACGCCAGCGTCATAGAAGAGGAACGGATTCGTTCGCTTGAGGAAATGGTGGACTGTGAAGGTGGACGCTGGACCGTTGCGGGCCGGACAGTCGTGGATTCCCACGCCATTGGGACGGTGCCCATACGCATCGCTTTCGCGCAATCGAGTAACGTTGCAGCCGCAAAACTCGCAATGGGGCGTCTCACCCCAGCGAAATTCTATCGGCACCTTGTAAGTTTCGGTTTTGGCGAAAAAACTGGCATCGATCTGCCCGGCGAGGCGACTGGCAGACTTCGGCCACTCAAACAATGGACAGCGCAGAGCGTTGCTTCTCTCGCCTACGGTTACGAACTTCAGGTCACCGCAATTCAGGTGGTGGCTGCTGCCGCAGCCATTATGAACAATGGCATTTACATGCAGCCACACATTGTCCGCGAGATCCGCAACTACCGCGGAGAAATCATATCCCAAGTCTTGCCCCAGAAACTTCGCCGGGTCTGCAGTCCGGCCACCACGGAAAAAATGAAGCAGTTGATGGAAGCCGTGGTGCGCGAGGGAACGGGTAAGGCGGCCCAACTTGCCGAGTACCGCGTTGGAGGCAAGACCGGCACGACCATTAAGATTGACCCCAAAACCGGCAAATACTCCCGCGGGAACTATATTGGCTCGTTTTGCGGGGTGGCCCCCCTGGAAGACCCTCGGATATGTATCTACGTCTGGATTGATAACCCGCGCGGCGGAACCTACTACGGTGGACAAGTTGCGGCTCCTGTTTTCAAAGAAATTGCTGAGGTTGCTTTGAAGCAGCTCAAGGTGCCTGTCAGTGTTCCGCAGGAGGAAACATCCGAGGACCTGAACGTCGTCTTCGATCGCGTGCGTTCGCAGTACGACGTGCAAACCGTTGCGGCTGAGAGCGAACGCAACCCCTTGGCCACTCTACTGGAACAGACTCGTCGCAACGATCAAGTTGCGACGGGCTCGATGCCTGACCTTCGTGGCCTGACAATGCGCGAGGTCCACGAGAAATTGGCCTCGTTTGACCACCCTGTGGAATACCGTGGCAGTGGAGTGGTGGTGGATCAGTCCCCGCGCCCGTACGAGACGATCGAACCCGGCGACATCGTCGTTGTGGAGTTTGGCTCGCAGGAGGAATATCTGCGTCGTCTTGCCGAACTTCCCGAATCGCAATCGGCGGCGGCCGGTTCCTCTCCAGCAACTTCACTGACGACAGCTCCAGCTGTGGCCGCGACACTTCGGATTGCACGCCATGGCAAGGAAGTCCCCTTACAAGTGGTAGCTCGCGTGACCCCAAGCGTCACCGCTACGGCAGAACAAGTGGGAGCGCCCACCTCAAACGCCTTAGTTGAAGATCCAGATCCGCGGGTGCGGTCAGGGCCTGCGCCCGACGTTGGTAAGTCCGTTTGGGCAAAGACGCTGAAACAAAGTTTCGAGGCAAGCGACGATTTATCTGCGGCGATGGATGATTCGACGTTTGGCGAGGAAACGCCGTCACCGCCTCCGACATCCCGTCCCGACACCTTGGAACGTTCAGTGCGAAGTGCCTATGACCTGCAACAAGTGCAGCAAGAATCTCCCACAGGAGGGACTGATTAG